Part of the Rhodococcus sp. OK302 genome is shown below.
TGCAACATGATTGCCAGCAACACCGCTAACAACGCCGGCGGGAAACTACCCGACACCGACGCCAATGACGGCGACGGCGACGTGAACGCCGAAAAGAAACCCGCCACCGACATCACCAACAGCAACCCCGCAACAAACCACCCGATCCAAGGCCTCGGAATCACAGCAGGAATCAAGCACAGCAGCACTGGTACCGCCAGAACCGGCACCACCGACCACCCGAAATAGCCCCAGATCGACTGATTACACTCGGTCTGCGGCCAGGAGAGTCCGATCTCGCAAGTCGTGATCTCGAAGATCTGCCACGATGCCACGAACACGCCGAGTGCGGTAGCGACAATCGCCAACACGAACCACGCCAACCGAATTGCCGTCATCACCCGAGCATGCCATCGGTGGCCTCGTATACCCCGGACCGGATCAATCTCCGGCAGGTTCTGAGGTACTGATCCGTGAGATGGACTCCCTGGTCGACCTGCCCGACGACGCTTGTGCCGGGATCGGCCACGAGCGTAGGCACGCGAACAACGAGTTGGCGGAGAATCCCATCGAGTGTGTCGGTCGCGTCAATCAGCAGCGATTCGGCGGCATCGGGCGTTCGCCCGCGTGCTGTCAGGGTCATTCCCGAGCGATCAGGTGCCCGGGTCACGGTCAATACCGGGTATGCGGCCTCACGGCCGAGACGCGCCGCAGCGCGAAATCATCGACACCGAACGTCGCAGATGCTAACCGTGTCGCCATGTGGACCTGCCAGCGCCCGGAACAGCCTGGCGCAACATTATCGCGCGGCCGTCGACAGTCCACTTCCTCGTCCTCCTTGTCGAAAAATGTCCTTACCTGCTGTTTTCGATCGCTCCCCTGTCATCGAGACCTCTGTCTGCGGCGTCCCATTGCGCGCAGATTGCGCTGCCCGTCACAAAAGCTGATTGACGTACCTCGATTCTTGGTTTCTAATAGTCCACGTAGAGCAAATAACGCACCATGACGTTCGATAGTTGCATTCACCCAGATGGGGAGCCATGAAAACCACTCAGGACACCGAAGTACTCATCGTCGGCGCCGGTCCCGCCGGCCTGATGCTTGCCAACATCCTCGGCATGTACGGCAAGCAGGTGACAGTGCTCGAAGCCATGGATGCGCTCATTGATTACCCGCGCGGAGTCGGACTCGACGACGAGTCATTCCGCACCATTCAGACGGTGGGCCTGGTGGAGGCGATCCGCCCGCACACCAACCCGCAGCACATCATGCGGTTGGTCAACGGGGCAGGCAAGGTCATTCTGGTCAACAATCCGCAGACCGTTGAATTCGGCTGGGAACGCAAGCATGGTTTCATCCAGCCCGAAGCTGACAAGGCTCTCTACGAGGGGCTTGCCCGCTTCGACAACGTCCAGGTGCTGTTCGGGCATCTCGTCGAGAATGTGGAAGAAGACGGACAGTCCGTCACCGCGATCGCGCTGGTAACAGGGCCGGATGGATCCGTCGAGGAACGCCGCTTCAGTGCGCAGTATCTGGTGGGGTGTGAAGGCGGCAAGTCTCCGACCCGCAAGCGTCTCGGCGTCAGCTTCGAGGGCGAATCACCCTCCACCCGTTGGCTTGTCGTGGACGTCAACAACGATCCACTCGGAACCCCCAACGTCTTCCTTGGTGCAGATCCGAAGCGCCCCTACGTATCCATCGGTTTACCCCATGCTGTTCGACGCTGGGAGTTCATGCTCCACGACGACGAAAGTGAAGAGCAGGTCACCGATCCGGAGTACGTGAATGCCCTTCTGGCAGATCATGTTCCGAACCCGTCGGAGCTGGACTTCATCCGTCGACGCGTCTTCACCCACCATGGCCGGGTGGCCTCCAACTTTCGTAAGGGTCGGCAGTTGATCGCCGGCGATGCCGCGCACCTGATGCCGGTGTGGATGGGCCAGGGCTGGAACTCCGGAATGCGCGATGCAACAAATCTGGGCTGGAAACTAGCCGCCGTCTTGTCCGGACAGGCGGATGACGCTCTGCTCGATACCTACACGTCCGAGCGTAAGGACCATGCGCAAGCAATGGTGGACCTGTCGCTGACCTTCGGCCGGCTCATCAAGATCACCAATCCGGTAGGAGCATTTCTCCGGGATTCCGCATCGTCAGTGCTCAACCTCTTCCCCCCGGTCAAGAGCTACTTCGCGGACATGCGGTTCAAGCCGATGCCGCGGTACACCAAGGGTGTGCTGGCCGATCCGAACACACAGGAATCGGGAAGTGCCGGCGCAAAACTCACCAGCAAACTCATTCCGGTCCTGACCGCCAACGTCAAGAACTCCCCGGTTGGCGTTCAGTTTCCCCAGCCGCGCGTGAACTCGCTCGCGGCATCGGATCAACTACTCGACGACGCGATCGGCAACTGGTGGTCAGTCATCGTCTGGGGCAACAACCCCAAGGACGTCTTGCCGCAGGCCTCGCTCGACAAGTTGTCCGCGCTCGGAGCCCGCCTGGTTGCGGTTGTGCCGGAGACCCAACGCGAATGGGCCGAGAAGGAAATGGATTCGGATGTGCTGGTCCTGGGCGATCACACCGGTCGACTAAAAAAATGGTTCGACGACCGACCCACTCCCCTGGTTTTCCTCCGCCCCGACCGGTTTGTGGCCGGAGCCTGCCTGACACAACATGCTCCGGCAACGCTGGACGCGATTCTGAAAGCAATGCGGTTCAACGAATCCAGCACCAGCAGCGAAAACCGGGTCCCGACAGCTCGCTAACCTCGCCTCGATTCACAGCACTGACCTCCCGAGAAAGCCAGATACTTCATGACAACTACCGAGATTCCCGCATACACCACTGACAAATTCTTCGGCCTCGACGACAAGTGGATCGAAACCGCCGACGGCGAACTCACCCACTATCACGAACTGGGAGAAGGCACGCCGATCCTCTTCCTGCACGGGTCAGGAACCGGCGTCACCGCCGCCGCAAACTGGTGGCTCAACCTTCCGACCCTCAGCGGACAGGGACGTTGCATTGCAATCGATTCCATCGGCTACGGACAGAGCGTCGTTGCTCCGAACACGGAGTACGGCATCAAAGAGTGGGTTCGTCATGCCGTGCGCGTGCTCGACGCACTGGGTATCGAGAAGACGTGGATCGTCGGAAACTCCCTCGGCGGCTGGCTGGCTTTCCAGTTCGCAATCGACTTCCCGGAGCGCCTACTGGGCATCGTCTCGATGGGTACCGGCGGGGCAAAGCTGACGGGCGCATTGGCCGGACACTCCAATCCGAACCTGACGGAAGAGGGCATCCGCAAAACACTTGAACTCTTCGTCGTCGACAAGTCCCTTGTCACTGACGAATTGGTGGCACTGCGGTACCAATCGGCCCTCAACGACACCGCGTCGGATCGGTTGGCCGAGGTGGTTGCGGCCCGTGACCGTGACCGCACCGAACTGCCCCTGGACTTCGAGGTGTTGTCCCGCTTGGACATTCCCGTTCTGCTGATCCACGGCGTGCAGGATGTGGTCATACCTGTTTCGCGGACATGGGAACTGCTCAACGTCATCCCGCATGCCGATTCGCACATCTTCAGCCAGTGCGGTCACTGGTCACAGGTGGAACGTGCCGAAGAGTTCAATACGGTTATCACGGAGTATCTTTCCTCTCGGGGTGTGAGCCGGTCATGAAGCAGGCACTGCTGTGCATGTCGCACAGTCCCCTACTGCACCACCTCGATCCACCGGCCGACGTCAAGGCATCAGTGAACGCCGCATTCGACCAGGCACGCGCCTTTGTTCACAATTTTGATCCCGATGTGATCGTGAACTTCGGACCCGATCACTACAACGGCTTCTTCTACGATCTGATGCCGCCGTTCTGCATCGGCTACAAAGCCAAAGGCACCGGCGACTACGACTCGTTCGACGGTGACCTGAACGTACCCGCGGAACTTGCCGAGGACCTCGCGCAGTACGTAATGGACCAAGGCATCGACATTGCGATTTCCCGTCAAATGGAGGTCGATCACGGCGCGGTGCAACCGATGGAGATCATCTACGGCGACGTGGCGTCCAAGCCGCTGATCCCGGTGTTCGTCAACTCGGTGGCCAGACCGTTCGTGAAGGTCGCGCGGGTACGCAAGTTCGGCGAGGCT
Proteins encoded:
- a CDS encoding alpha/beta fold hydrolase produces the protein MTTTEIPAYTTDKFFGLDDKWIETADGELTHYHELGEGTPILFLHGSGTGVTAAANWWLNLPTLSGQGRCIAIDSIGYGQSVVAPNTEYGIKEWVRHAVRVLDALGIEKTWIVGNSLGGWLAFQFAIDFPERLLGIVSMGTGGAKLTGALAGHSNPNLTEEGIRKTLELFVVDKSLVTDELVALRYQSALNDTASDRLAEVVAARDRDRTELPLDFEVLSRLDIPVLLIHGVQDVVIPVSRTWELLNVIPHADSHIFSQCGHWSQVERAEEFNTVITEYLSSRGVSRS
- the mhpA gene encoding bifunctional 3-(3-hydroxy-phenyl)propionate/3-hydroxycinnamic acid hydroxylase MhpA is translated as MKTTQDTEVLIVGAGPAGLMLANILGMYGKQVTVLEAMDALIDYPRGVGLDDESFRTIQTVGLVEAIRPHTNPQHIMRLVNGAGKVILVNNPQTVEFGWERKHGFIQPEADKALYEGLARFDNVQVLFGHLVENVEEDGQSVTAIALVTGPDGSVEERRFSAQYLVGCEGGKSPTRKRLGVSFEGESPSTRWLVVDVNNDPLGTPNVFLGADPKRPYVSIGLPHAVRRWEFMLHDDESEEQVTDPEYVNALLADHVPNPSELDFIRRRVFTHHGRVASNFRKGRQLIAGDAAHLMPVWMGQGWNSGMRDATNLGWKLAAVLSGQADDALLDTYTSERKDHAQAMVDLSLTFGRLIKITNPVGAFLRDSASSVLNLFPPVKSYFADMRFKPMPRYTKGVLADPNTQESGSAGAKLTSKLIPVLTANVKNSPVGVQFPQPRVNSLAASDQLLDDAIGNWWSVIVWGNNPKDVLPQASLDKLSALGARLVAVVPETQREWAEKEMDSDVLVLGDHTGRLKKWFDDRPTPLVFLRPDRFVAGACLTQHAPATLDAILKAMRFNESSTSSENRVPTAR
- a CDS encoding 3-carboxyethylcatechol 2,3-dioxygenase produces the protein MKQALLCMSHSPLLHHLDPPADVKASVNAAFDQARAFVHNFDPDVIVNFGPDHYNGFFYDLMPPFCIGYKAKGTGDYDSFDGDLNVPAELAEDLAQYVMDQGIDIAISRQMEVDHGAVQPMEIIYGDVASKPLIPVFVNSVARPFVKVARVRKFGEAIGEYFKNSDKKVLFIGSGGLSHDPPVPQIATANEAQRKMLTDGRNPTPEARAARQQRVIDTAVKFAADEADIMDLNPEWDRRFLDVCDSGRVEDFDRYTADDMDAVAGHSSHEVRNWVAAYSALRACGDYEITYEFYRPIKEYISGFAVTTAVLRET